In one window of Prosthecobacter fusiformis DNA:
- a CDS encoding O-antigen ligase family protein, producing MMALGWAAVLNPQAKFDEKLMILFPLERPTWSAWLPGTVDLEMAMRSMRRLTGLIGLLWIMLDMARESGWRKAIIWTVTLTGCSVAAHGIAQKTAGDVWNYWEGRTLPITVFAGFWYHANAAALLNLCWPFVAALTLESFARGRNQLKRALLMAGILLMMAAVIVNVSKAGHMLFAVLIVVWIGLVLPSFLRSVTGVDEIRRPLMITTSLMILAGGGLALAFGADKAHVRWQEMSMKRMQTESRYASARFCLGELPRAGLTGFGPGTFEAVFLDVGTTHPEKVPDQRWRFAHQDTLQTLLEWGWLGGGLWIAIGLGALRAAYRSMHQLRQPFFSSRHVFQAAAFTSLTGVALHAQMDFPLQILGVQVIVVAVVALGMTVPDQQERRRSRTASSEGKIQQPITA from the coding sequence TTGATGGCTTTAGGCTGGGCAGCTGTGTTAAATCCTCAGGCTAAATTTGACGAAAAACTCATGATCTTGTTTCCTCTGGAAAGGCCGACGTGGTCCGCCTGGCTGCCGGGTACAGTCGATCTAGAAATGGCGATGCGCTCGATGCGCAGGCTTACAGGATTAATCGGTCTGCTATGGATCATGCTGGATATGGCGCGGGAGTCGGGTTGGCGAAAAGCAATCATCTGGACGGTGACTTTGACCGGTTGCTCGGTAGCGGCTCATGGCATTGCGCAAAAGACCGCTGGAGACGTCTGGAATTACTGGGAGGGGCGGACTTTACCGATAACGGTATTTGCTGGCTTCTGGTACCACGCTAATGCCGCGGCTCTTCTGAATCTATGCTGGCCTTTTGTGGCGGCACTGACTCTAGAGAGCTTTGCACGCGGGCGGAATCAACTAAAGCGGGCGCTCCTGATGGCGGGGATATTGTTGATGATGGCCGCGGTCATCGTAAATGTTTCGAAGGCGGGGCATATGCTGTTTGCTGTGTTGATAGTTGTGTGGATTGGACTCGTGCTGCCTAGTTTCTTGCGCAGTGTGACCGGGGTAGATGAAATTAGGCGACCTTTGATGATTACTACATCGCTGATGATTCTGGCGGGCGGCGGTTTGGCTCTGGCTTTTGGAGCGGATAAGGCGCATGTGCGTTGGCAAGAAATGAGCATGAAACGGATGCAAACTGAGAGCCGTTATGCCAGCGCAAGGTTTTGCCTCGGTGAGTTGCCTCGGGCTGGACTGACTGGCTTTGGGCCAGGAACGTTCGAGGCCGTGTTTCTGGATGTGGGGACCACGCATCCGGAGAAGGTGCCGGATCAAAGGTGGCGATTTGCCCATCAGGATACTCTACAGACTCTACTGGAATGGGGCTGGCTGGGCGGCGGACTCTGGATCGCCATTGGGCTGGGGGCGTTGAGGGCGGCTTATCGGTCAATGCATCAATTGCGGCAGCCGTTCTTTTCCAGCCGGCATGTTTTCCAGGCCGCAGCTTTTACCAGTCTGACCGGTGTGGCCTTGCATGCTCAAATGGATTTCCCACTGCAAATCCTTGGCGTCCAGGTCATTGTGGTTGCGGTTGTAGCCCTGGGGATGACGGTACCTGACCAGCAAGAGAGGCGACGTTCTCGCACGGCCAGTTCAGAAGGCAAGATTCAGCAGCCTATCACAGCATGA
- a CDS encoding GAF domain-containing protein: MNLPDSPTAQDWSFFLETLTASFGCVTGTLHRYDPADKHLKLVAQLGIPPQLMPVIQSIPMGKGIAGAAAERRQPVELCNLQTDTSGVAREGARQTQVQGSLAVPVLAGNRLCGTLGIGKREAYDFTEEEKQRLIDLAASVADRLLPV, encoded by the coding sequence ATGAACCTGCCTGACTCCCCAACCGCCCAAGACTGGAGCTTTTTTCTGGAAACTCTGACCGCCAGTTTTGGCTGTGTAACTGGCACCTTGCATCGCTATGATCCTGCGGACAAGCATCTGAAACTCGTCGCCCAGCTCGGCATTCCTCCACAGCTTATGCCCGTGATCCAATCCATTCCCATGGGCAAAGGCATCGCCGGGGCTGCTGCGGAGCGGCGTCAGCCTGTGGAGCTGTGTAATCTCCAGACGGACACCAGTGGCGTGGCCCGCGAAGGTGCCCGGCAGACTCAGGTCCAAGGCAGTCTGGCCGTACCCGTGCTGGCGGGGAACCGCCTATGCGGAACCCTTGGTATCGGCAAGCGTGAAGCCTATGATTTCACGGAAGAGGAAAAACAACGCCTCATCGACCTCGCCGCCTCCGTAGCCGACCGGCTGCTGCCAGTTTGA
- a CDS encoding protein kinase domain-containing protein has product MAEELEPLFPGYHGFEFIDRGGMGAVYSATQNSLERRVAIKILPPEMGQDVAFVERFHQEARLLARLQHPHIVAVYDFGRNASGHLFIVMEYVEGTSLLEIMKAERLPLSKILEVTAQVCEALQFAHDQGVIHRDIKPTNILIDVRGSVRVADFGLAKLAVASQPLTTRSRTGLVMGTPGYAAPEQRRGDADLDHRADIFSLGVTLYEMLTSHLPVGVFEPPSKKSEAPAILDKVVTRALRERPAARFQRASDMHKAILNVAERLKLPLVQRTIVKRPIVSMMTSVIVGAGFIYLLDALNTDLLQKPRPVTPSYVDSEYGPTVVRLNEHFSLVRLRLNWEEARRRIKVTQGLEMASFHSQEELQQVTEKLKQLGVSAPIWTGGWVEDGGDRGRWDDGSPFDFEAWMPSAGPSQLLITEIQAKNRTTLKDEQGNTPDWIEIHNPGTTSVDATGWHLRHITGRYAFEGRLSAASRAEAQSMIIQPGEFKLIYCLEGEHESLDHLSFGFQLEAQTGRLRWSDPRGNGIQGLRQDWTAFPTDASLIYDVAKKTWSWSKTPTPGGPNAAPAELFASANEPDMPSQAILMLPDFEGRWSKDTKRRTAWSLVRHRRRAASK; this is encoded by the coding sequence ATGGCGGAAGAACTGGAGCCTTTGTTCCCGGGTTACCATGGTTTTGAATTCATTGATCGAGGTGGCATGGGCGCGGTGTATTCCGCCACCCAAAACTCCCTGGAGCGAAGAGTGGCCATCAAAATCCTGCCGCCAGAAATGGGGCAGGATGTGGCCTTTGTGGAGCGCTTTCACCAAGAGGCCCGCCTGCTGGCTAGACTGCAACACCCTCACATCGTCGCGGTGTATGATTTCGGGCGGAATGCATCCGGGCACCTTTTCATCGTGATGGAATATGTGGAAGGCACCTCCCTGCTGGAGATCATGAAAGCGGAGCGGCTGCCCCTGTCAAAGATCCTGGAAGTGACCGCGCAGGTATGTGAGGCTCTGCAATTCGCCCATGATCAGGGGGTGATCCACCGGGACATCAAGCCGACGAATATTCTCATTGATGTGAGAGGGTCTGTCCGCGTAGCGGACTTTGGCCTGGCTAAGCTGGCGGTAGCCTCCCAGCCCCTCACAACCCGGAGCCGCACGGGTCTGGTCATGGGAACTCCTGGATACGCAGCACCGGAGCAGCGCCGTGGAGATGCTGACCTGGATCACCGGGCAGATATTTTCAGCCTGGGTGTGACGCTCTATGAAATGCTCACCAGCCATCTGCCAGTGGGTGTGTTTGAGCCGCCCTCCAAAAAGTCCGAAGCGCCTGCGATCCTGGACAAGGTGGTCACGCGAGCCTTACGAGAGCGGCCTGCGGCCAGGTTTCAACGCGCCAGTGACATGCATAAGGCCATCCTGAATGTGGCGGAGAGACTGAAACTGCCGCTGGTACAGCGCACCATTGTGAAACGCCCCATCGTTTCCATGATGACTTCCGTGATCGTGGGAGCGGGTTTCATTTACCTGCTGGACGCATTGAATACGGATTTACTACAAAAGCCAAGACCGGTCACACCTTCGTATGTGGACAGCGAATACGGGCCGACGGTAGTGAGGCTGAATGAGCATTTCTCCCTGGTACGCCTGAGGCTTAACTGGGAGGAGGCGCGCCGCCGCATCAAGGTGACGCAAGGCTTGGAAATGGCCAGCTTTCACTCCCAGGAGGAACTGCAGCAGGTCACAGAGAAGCTGAAGCAACTCGGCGTCAGTGCTCCTATCTGGACGGGTGGCTGGGTGGAGGATGGGGGAGACCGAGGCCGCTGGGATGATGGCAGCCCCTTCGACTTTGAAGCCTGGATGCCTAGCGCAGGACCTTCCCAACTGCTCATCACTGAGATCCAGGCAAAAAACCGCACGACCTTGAAAGATGAACAAGGTAACACTCCAGACTGGATCGAAATTCACAATCCGGGAACCACCTCCGTGGACGCCACAGGCTGGCACCTGCGTCACATCACGGGACGTTATGCCTTCGAAGGGCGCCTGAGTGCAGCCAGCCGAGCCGAGGCGCAATCAATGATCATCCAACCCGGAGAATTTAAGCTCATTTACTGTCTGGAGGGTGAACATGAGTCGCTCGACCATCTCTCTTTTGGGTTCCAGTTGGAGGCCCAGACTGGACGATTACGCTGGTCTGACCCACGAGGCAACGGGATCCAGGGACTGCGGCAGGACTGGACTGCTTTCCCTACTGATGCCAGCCTGATTTATGATGTGGCAAAAAAGACGTGGTCCTGGTCCAAGACCCCTACACCAGGTGGCCCAAATGCAGCACCAGCCGAGCTATTCGCCTCCGCTAATGAACCTGACATGCCTAGCCAGGCTATTCTCATGCTGCCGGACTTTGAGGGGCGTTGGAGCAAGGACACGAAGCGGCGTACCGCCTGGTCCCTCGTCCGTCATCGCCGCCGGGCAGCCTCCAAATAG
- a CDS encoding RNA polymerase sigma factor, whose translation MNSHTHHGAFPVTRWSVVKTLREGEDHGRGRLALNELCQIYWRPIYSYARYQGLPPADAEDLTQSFFSFALEKELFSSADASLGKMRNYLLTAFSRHIKHWQRQANALKRGGGREIISIEASQAENEITIDPADHRTPESIYQRLCAMRIIEAAIGQLAEEQATAGKGEQFRLLRCRLDPTQIGSGNDAEIAAQLGITHDAVRQSISRLRKRFREIMRDLVSATLSDPTDESVQEELAALRNALMG comes from the coding sequence ATGAATTCGCACACTCATCATGGAGCCTTTCCAGTTACCCGCTGGAGTGTGGTTAAGACACTTAGAGAAGGCGAGGACCACGGACGCGGTCGGCTCGCTCTCAATGAGCTGTGCCAGATTTACTGGCGTCCCATATACTCCTATGCTCGCTACCAGGGCCTGCCTCCGGCAGATGCAGAGGACCTGACCCAGAGCTTCTTCAGCTTCGCTCTGGAGAAGGAGCTTTTCTCCAGCGCCGATGCATCCCTGGGGAAAATGCGCAATTACCTTCTCACCGCATTCAGCCGCCATATTAAACACTGGCAGCGCCAAGCCAATGCCCTGAAGCGAGGCGGTGGCCGGGAGATCATCTCCATTGAAGCCTCCCAGGCTGAAAATGAGATCACCATCGACCCCGCAGACCATCGCACTCCAGAGTCCATCTATCAGCGTCTTTGTGCCATGCGGATCATTGAAGCCGCCATTGGCCAACTGGCTGAAGAGCAGGCCACCGCAGGCAAAGGGGAGCAATTCCGCCTTCTGCGTTGTCGCCTGGATCCTACCCAGATCGGCTCTGGCAATGATGCGGAGATAGCCGCTCAACTAGGCATCACTCATGATGCCGTGCGTCAGTCCATCTCACGCCTGCGGAAGCGTTTTCGTGAAATAATGCGGGACCTCGTCTCCGCCACCCTTTCAGATCCCACAGATGAATCCGTGCAGGAAGAGCTTGCCGCCCTGCGCAATGCACTGATGGGGTAA
- a CDS encoding TrbI/VirB10 family protein yields the protein MTKYLQKTGVQMGLLAVVLAIAGVAFYMTKRQPPPVNAAPVSAGPQAQMALEDKTVSLTGKRTASVGTGQQVEKFVVPPKKPQAPSLISTGSSSTKKQQKAPPFPKLVHISNSKVAPYVPKDPELFAPRGLLIKAALVITVDSSDLSTPVLALVTEDVYWNGRLIVPAGTQVQAQAGQGRSRDRIEVKGGFTFVWADGREYNISGVALDHERLPDGTFGITDGSAGIRGQIVKNDQYAELKILVAEALQGIMNNKQDQFQSIYGLVPENSSRNSALGGGSQAASAYSGLLTKKLEKDLDFVRVSAGTQFYIYTLDVFEPNLASIAGLKQGNKPTSSWQLAEEAYARAQTETAVLTETTGKVTEANRKAEEQARTAERAARISSLINRTSEDDDSAESTPSSSTTP from the coding sequence ATGACCAAGTACCTTCAAAAAACCGGTGTGCAGATGGGATTATTGGCCGTCGTGCTGGCCATCGCAGGCGTCGCCTTTTACATGACCAAAAGGCAGCCGCCTCCGGTTAATGCCGCCCCTGTATCCGCAGGCCCTCAGGCACAGATGGCCCTGGAGGATAAAACCGTCTCCCTGACAGGAAAGCGTACCGCCAGCGTGGGCACGGGACAGCAGGTGGAAAAATTCGTCGTTCCGCCAAAGAAACCCCAGGCCCCATCGCTCATTTCCACCGGGTCATCCTCCACGAAGAAACAGCAGAAAGCCCCGCCGTTCCCCAAGCTGGTACACATCTCGAATTCTAAAGTCGCACCGTATGTGCCCAAAGACCCTGAGCTTTTCGCTCCTCGCGGTCTCCTCATCAAAGCCGCCCTCGTCATCACGGTTGACTCTTCAGACTTGTCCACCCCAGTCCTCGCCCTTGTTACCGAAGACGTTTATTGGAATGGTCGCCTCATCGTCCCCGCTGGCACCCAGGTGCAAGCCCAGGCAGGCCAGGGCCGCAGCCGCGACCGCATCGAGGTCAAAGGCGGATTCACATTCGTCTGGGCCGATGGCAGGGAATACAACATCAGCGGTGTCGCTCTGGATCATGAGCGCCTGCCCGATGGCACCTTTGGTATAACCGATGGTTCTGCTGGAATCCGGGGGCAAATCGTCAAAAACGACCAGTATGCCGAACTCAAGATCCTCGTGGCCGAGGCGCTGCAAGGCATCATGAATAACAAGCAGGACCAGTTCCAGTCCATCTATGGCTTGGTGCCAGAAAACAGCAGCCGCAATTCCGCCCTCGGGGGTGGTTCCCAGGCTGCCTCGGCATACTCCGGCCTGCTCACCAAAAAGCTCGAAAAGGACCTCGATTTCGTCCGTGTCAGCGCAGGCACCCAGTTCTACATTTATACCCTGGATGTTTTTGAGCCAAACCTCGCCAGCATCGCCGGCCTCAAGCAGGGAAACAAACCCACCTCAAGCTGGCAGCTCGCCGAAGAAGCCTACGCCCGTGCCCAAACAGAAACAGCCGTCTTAACCGAGACGACCGGAAAAGTGACCGAAGCCAATCGCAAGGCCGAAGAGCAGGCCCGCACGGCCGAGCGCGCCGCCCGCATCAGCAGTCTCATCAACCGCACATCTGAAGATGATGATTCTGCGGAATCCACCCCTTCCTCCAGCACCACGCCATGA
- a CDS encoding AAA family ATPase, giving the protein MVDLEHIRGLPPFLQERIIGQDHVIPKVVPIIQNGELGLSDPGRPKGTFLLLGPTGVGKTEITLLLCEYIFKDVGKHCIRLDMSEYQNQESLGLLLGQGETSRGNMGRFYDRAEGRGIILFDEIEKAHPRVLDIFLQVLDAGRITVANGETLNLCNFYIVATSNIGADALMELKNSPMSTIERFIEDLAAAELRPEVLARFNVRCVFQKLGYAAQKQIAGIMLNKELKNLRNKGYDLVAGQGVIDLLVAQGVEPRLGVRRMRTTAESNCRHAVREALMAGKPTSGTLIAENGHLVIHP; this is encoded by the coding sequence ATGGTTGACCTAGAACACATCCGCGGCCTACCGCCCTTTTTGCAGGAGCGTATCATCGGGCAGGATCACGTCATCCCCAAGGTCGTCCCCATCATTCAAAACGGTGAACTCGGGCTCAGCGATCCCGGCCGCCCCAAAGGCACCTTCCTCCTCCTCGGCCCCACCGGCGTGGGCAAAACGGAAATCACCCTGCTGCTCTGCGAATACATCTTCAAGGACGTCGGCAAGCATTGCATCCGCCTGGACATGTCCGAATACCAGAACCAGGAATCCCTGGGCCTGCTCCTCGGCCAGGGCGAAACCAGCCGCGGCAATATGGGCCGCTTTTATGACCGGGCTGAAGGACGCGGCATCATCCTCTTTGACGAAATTGAAAAAGCCCATCCTCGAGTCCTGGACATCTTCCTCCAGGTCCTCGATGCAGGCCGCATCACCGTAGCCAACGGGGAGACGCTGAATCTCTGCAACTTCTACATCGTCGCCACTTCCAACATTGGTGCGGATGCCCTCATGGAGCTCAAAAACAGCCCCATGTCCACCATCGAGCGTTTCATCGAAGACCTCGCCGCTGCTGAACTCCGCCCCGAAGTGCTGGCTCGTTTCAACGTCCGCTGCGTTTTCCAAAAACTTGGTTATGCCGCCCAAAAGCAGATCGCAGGCATCATGCTCAACAAAGAGCTCAAAAACCTGCGCAACAAAGGTTATGACCTCGTCGCGGGCCAGGGCGTCATTGACCTCCTCGTCGCCCAGGGGGTGGAGCCCCGCCTCGGCGTGCGCCGAATGAGAACCACCGCCGAAAGCAACTGCCGCCACGCCGTGCGGGAGGCCCTCATGGCAGGTAAACCCACCTCAGGAACCCTCATTGCAGAAAATGGGCATCTGGTCATCCATCCGTGA
- a CDS encoding serine/threonine-protein kinase, whose protein sequence is MDIPTPSGPGKMAIPQSSPITSQTLNPSGGEVDYDQTIKIKTPGSGMMVFNRYKLERVLGRGGMGVVWLADDMKLERPVALKFLPSLIGLDPAAVKELKTETRRGLELSHPHIVRIYDFVDDEDAAAISMEFVDGKTLSELRMGTEAGVFSVEEISQWLLGVCDALDYAHFQRKLIHRDLKPANIMLTTRESVAKIADFGIARSLSDTMSRLSVANLGTSGTLPYMSPQQAMGERPQPTDDVYSLGATIYELLSGKPPFYRGDLPTQINSKIPPSVYERRQELEITSKEAVPKLWEEAIAACLHKEPSMRPSCAGVLAEMLGLKPATVSIRTGTYAVPTARTVSEKAGNRAPLIAAAAAVVVGAGASAWFLMSAPPQDEMPPKQAGTTANAPAVAESAPKSEPVTAMLADADAKKTVPESPIEIAPVTETELQTAPAAPAAVGAATTAPAIAEAGLGGLPLVPDPAGATPDALAAMNPVPPEELPPLPEGFEVPPTGLILTQPDVPQPETGFWTLEQVFPVIPHANYSAKGKRYLLYRTQSALKEKGLYTSTLDGAEGKGTHNAIVLFQVRSGLKANGMLDLPTLAALNLSAEPDKNDWAPASSGGTGTGSSRKRTPAKEEGGFLQKTGDTFKRLNPFGK, encoded by the coding sequence ATGGACATCCCCACTCCATCAGGCCCAGGCAAAATGGCCATTCCACAATCTTCTCCTATTACGTCGCAGACGCTCAATCCAAGCGGTGGTGAGGTGGACTATGATCAGACGATCAAGATCAAGACCCCAGGAAGCGGGATGATGGTCTTTAACCGGTATAAGCTGGAGCGTGTGCTGGGCCGGGGCGGCATGGGGGTGGTGTGGCTGGCGGATGACATGAAACTGGAGCGGCCCGTGGCGCTGAAATTTCTACCGAGCCTGATCGGGCTAGACCCGGCGGCTGTGAAGGAGTTGAAGACGGAGACCCGGCGGGGACTGGAGCTTTCCCACCCCCACATTGTGCGGATCTATGACTTTGTGGATGATGAGGATGCGGCGGCCATTTCCATGGAATTTGTGGATGGAAAGACGCTTTCTGAGCTGCGCATGGGCACTGAAGCCGGGGTATTCAGCGTGGAAGAGATTTCACAATGGCTGCTCGGGGTGTGTGATGCGCTGGATTACGCCCATTTTCAGCGCAAGCTGATCCACCGTGATTTGAAGCCGGCTAACATCATGCTGACAACGAGGGAGTCCGTGGCGAAGATCGCGGATTTCGGCATTGCCCGGAGTCTGTCCGATACGATGAGCCGCCTTTCCGTGGCTAACCTGGGGACGAGCGGAACGCTGCCCTACATGAGCCCGCAGCAGGCGATGGGGGAACGCCCTCAGCCAACGGATGACGTTTACTCCCTGGGGGCGACGATTTATGAACTGCTGTCTGGCAAGCCGCCCTTTTACCGTGGCGACCTGCCTACGCAGATCAATTCGAAGATCCCGCCGTCGGTTTATGAGCGGCGTCAGGAGCTGGAAATCACCTCCAAGGAAGCCGTGCCGAAACTCTGGGAGGAGGCTATCGCCGCCTGCCTCCACAAGGAGCCATCCATGCGCCCAAGCTGTGCCGGAGTGCTGGCAGAAATGCTGGGGCTGAAACCGGCCACCGTGTCTATCCGCACGGGAACTTACGCGGTCCCGACTGCAAGGACGGTCTCCGAAAAAGCTGGCAATCGTGCGCCTTTGATCGCCGCCGCAGCGGCTGTGGTGGTGGGTGCAGGTGCTTCGGCGTGGTTCTTGATGAGCGCGCCGCCGCAGGATGAAATGCCACCCAAGCAGGCGGGGACGACTGCCAATGCACCGGCCGTGGCAGAAAGCGCTCCAAAAAGTGAACCCGTGACTGCCATGCTGGCAGATGCGGATGCTAAAAAAACTGTGCCGGAAAGTCCGATCGAAATCGCGCCGGTGACGGAAACGGAGCTCCAGACTGCACCTGCTGCGCCCGCCGCTGTAGGTGCCGCAACGACTGCTCCGGCTATCGCCGAAGCAGGTCTGGGAGGGCTACCGCTGGTACCTGATCCTGCGGGAGCGACACCTGATGCACTGGCTGCCATGAATCCAGTGCCCCCCGAAGAGTTACCCCCTTTGCCAGAAGGCTTCGAAGTGCCGCCGACGGGGTTGATCTTGACGCAGCCAGATGTGCCACAGCCAGAGACTGGCTTTTGGACACTGGAGCAGGTTTTTCCGGTGATTCCTCACGCAAATTATTCGGCAAAGGGCAAACGATACCTGCTGTATCGGACCCAGTCGGCCCTCAAGGAGAAGGGGCTTTACACTTCCACGCTGGACGGTGCGGAAGGCAAGGGAACACACAATGCGATTGTGCTCTTCCAAGTGCGCAGCGGCCTGAAGGCCAACGGGATGCTGGACCTGCCAACACTGGCCGCACTGAACCTTTCTGCCGAGCCAGATAAGAACGACTGGGCTCCGGCTTCCAGCGGCGGCACTGGCACAGGCTCATCCCGTAAAAGGACACCAGCCAAGGAGGAGGGGGGATTTTTACAAAAGACAGGGGATACGTTCAAACGTCTTAACCCCTTTGGTAAGTAG
- a CDS encoding type IV secretory system conjugative DNA transfer family protein gives MFSFLKFLTAAGIATFGIWYVFQYDNITEVTGGVAFVCVIAAFCLLKWQPDFSPKDFIVQYKNLKWLPGEFTRHWLITGDTGVGKTTSGFNPLLHQISMKRPNWGGLILGAKGDEHFFAMEHAAGHGRPEAICVLAVRPDRMDRTWKPKERYNLVSDPRLPYTTHAKNLVDTGASLTEGEQSSFFKPAAQQALTSAFEMLETLGKPVNVLRAYEILTDSSTMESTFEELLNTDSTPERVKLAKYFDQTFLSAKAAEQKEGLVGTLKVMLGFFTHPDIAEVFCSDEPNTIDITDVDKGRIFCTALPQTFQTERRYINTYIKLLFYTHAMMRFDKPKSERKNENLLIALMDEFQALATASEDGISDHNVIDRLRAANCCLILGMQSDASLFPVLGKETAQVLTLNCRSRIAFRQPDPEGALAVAEFIAKVEKKKVSKSSGFMGKDASTTVNKEWDYEVQPGELMKMPDATAWIVHPSKKKVKMRIPAMDGAGKIPDWWK, from the coding sequence ATGTTTTCCTTCCTGAAATTCCTCACTGCAGCAGGCATTGCCACCTTCGGCATCTGGTATGTGTTTCAATATGACAACATCACGGAGGTCACCGGCGGCGTTGCTTTCGTCTGCGTCATTGCAGCCTTCTGCCTCCTGAAGTGGCAGCCCGACTTCAGTCCCAAGGATTTCATCGTTCAGTATAAAAATCTCAAATGGCTGCCGGGGGAATTCACCCGTCACTGGCTCATCACCGGGGATACTGGCGTCGGTAAGACCACCTCCGGTTTCAATCCCCTCCTTCACCAGATCAGCATGAAGCGGCCTAACTGGGGCGGCCTCATCCTCGGGGCTAAAGGGGATGAGCACTTTTTCGCCATGGAGCACGCCGCTGGCCATGGTCGCCCGGAGGCCATCTGCGTCCTCGCCGTGCGTCCGGACCGCATGGACCGCACCTGGAAACCCAAGGAACGTTACAACCTCGTTTCAGATCCCCGCCTCCCCTACACCACTCACGCCAAAAACCTCGTCGATACCGGGGCCTCCCTCACCGAGGGCGAGCAGTCCTCCTTCTTCAAACCCGCCGCCCAGCAGGCCCTCACCAGCGCATTTGAGATGCTGGAAACTCTGGGCAAGCCTGTCAATGTCCTCCGTGCTTACGAGATCCTCACGGACAGCTCCACCATGGAGTCCACCTTTGAGGAACTGCTCAATACTGACAGCACCCCTGAGCGTGTGAAGCTGGCCAAATACTTTGACCAGACTTTCCTCAGCGCCAAAGCAGCCGAACAAAAAGAAGGCCTCGTCGGCACCCTCAAGGTCATGCTCGGCTTCTTCACCCACCCGGACATCGCCGAAGTCTTCTGCTCCGATGAGCCCAACACCATCGACATCACCGATGTCGATAAAGGCCGCATCTTCTGCACCGCGCTCCCGCAGACTTTTCAGACGGAGCGCCGCTACATCAATACCTACATCAAGCTGCTCTTCTACACCCACGCCATGATGCGCTTTGATAAGCCGAAGTCCGAGCGCAAGAATGAAAACCTCCTCATCGCCCTCATGGATGAGTTCCAGGCCCTGGCCACCGCCAGTGAAGATGGTATCTCGGACCACAACGTCATTGACCGTCTTCGTGCTGCAAACTGCTGCCTCATCCTCGGTATGCAAAGCGATGCCTCCCTCTTCCCCGTATTGGGCAAAGAAACCGCCCAGGTGCTGACGCTGAACTGCCGCTCACGCATCGCCTTCCGCCAGCCGGATCCAGAAGGTGCCCTCGCTGTGGCCGAATTCATCGCCAAGGTCGAGAAAAAGAAAGTCTCCAAATCTTCCGGGTTTATGGGGAAAGACGCCAGCACCACCGTCAACAAAGAGTGGGACTACGAAGTCCAGCCGGGTGAGCTTATGAAAATGCCAGATGCCACCGCCTGGATCGTCCACCCCTCCAAGAAAAAGGTCAAAATGCGCATCCCTGCCATGGATGGTGCTGGCAAAATTCCCGACTGGTGGAAGTAA
- a CDS encoding Crp/Fnr family transcriptional regulator, whose amino-acid sequence MPSLTPLLANFTPQELSLLSSFGDSRSYQAEEVVIRQGDENDHLYLVLKGKLDVFQDIDGMNKKVASLESGDSLGEVSVFDPGPASATVCAANETEVWLITRDSLDRLHAANPKVAYRLLSRITTCLSKRLRQMNDKVVDLVNR is encoded by the coding sequence ATGCCTTCCCTCACCCCTCTTCTCGCCAATTTTACCCCCCAGGAACTTAGCCTGCTCTCCAGTTTTGGAGACTCGCGCTCCTATCAGGCTGAAGAAGTCGTCATCAGGCAGGGTGACGAAAACGACCATCTTTACCTAGTCCTCAAAGGCAAGCTGGATGTCTTCCAGGACATTGACGGCATGAATAAAAAAGTCGCTTCCCTGGAGTCAGGCGATTCTCTGGGTGAAGTCAGCGTCTTTGATCCCGGTCCTGCCAGCGCCACGGTGTGCGCAGCCAACGAGACCGAAGTCTGGCTCATTACTCGCGATAGTTTGGACCGCCTGCACGCTGCCAATCCCAAGGTGGCTTATCGTCTCCTCAGCCGCATCACCACCTGCCTTTCCAAACGCCTCCGTCAGATGAATGATAAAGTGGTGGACTTGGTGAATCGCTGA